A single genomic interval of Antarcticibacterium arcticum harbors:
- the pepE gene encoding dipeptidase PepE: MKNAILASTSTLHGQTYLEYLLPEIQELFKERELLFIPYARPGGISHTDYTDLVKKSLENTGIAVKGLHEYEDPAQAVQESKGIFTGGGNTFLLVEKLYRNNIMGLLRQVILQGTPYLGTSAGTNIAGLTMQTTNDMPIIYPPSFQTLGVVPFNINPHYLDPVLNSTHKGETRETRIREFHTLNTQPVIGLREGSWLELKGGNITLRGNLTARIFKVNETPFEAEPSSNLNDLK; this comes from the coding sequence ATGAAAAATGCCATATTAGCAAGCACCTCCACCTTACACGGCCAGACCTATCTGGAATATTTACTTCCTGAAATTCAGGAATTATTCAAGGAGAGGGAATTATTGTTCATTCCATATGCCCGGCCGGGAGGAATATCACATACTGACTATACAGACCTGGTGAAAAAATCCCTTGAAAATACCGGCATAGCCGTAAAAGGATTGCATGAGTATGAAGATCCGGCACAAGCTGTACAGGAAAGTAAAGGTATTTTTACGGGAGGTGGTAACACCTTCCTGCTGGTAGAAAAATTGTACCGAAATAATATTATGGGCCTTTTAAGGCAGGTTATCCTCCAGGGAACCCCATATCTTGGTACCAGTGCGGGAACAAATATTGCCGGGCTTACCATGCAAACCACCAATGACATGCCAATAATTTACCCTCCCAGCTTTCAAACACTGGGGGTGGTGCCTTTTAATATCAATCCGCATTACCTTGATCCCGTTCTTAATTCCACCCATAAAGGTGAGACGAGAGAGACCAGGATTAGGGAATTCCATACGCTTAATACGCAACCCGTTATTGGCTTAAGGGAAGGAAGCTGGCTGGAGTTAAAGGGCGGGAACATTACCCTGAGAGGGAATTTAACCGCACGTATCTTTAAAGTTAATGAAACCCCTTTTGAAGCAGAGCCCAGCAGCAATTTAAACGATTTAAAATAG
- a CDS encoding DUF6702 family protein gives MKSKILFLLIIFSLSSFSAVHKFYVSVTEIEHNGKNKSLQIISRVFTDDLESVLKTRFDPEIRLGKKVETPGVDAYIEKYLGQRFTVEVDGKPLEIKFLGKEYENDMTLFYLEIPEVKEFSKITVKNTILLDMFEEQKNLIHVQYKGKTKSLILAEGKERDVLNF, from the coding sequence ATGAAATCAAAAATTCTGTTTCTCCTTATCATATTTTCACTGTCCTCATTTAGTGCGGTTCATAAATTCTACGTAAGTGTAACTGAAATTGAGCATAATGGTAAGAATAAAAGCCTCCAGATTATTTCCCGCGTATTTACAGATGATCTCGAAAGTGTACTAAAGACGAGGTTTGACCCTGAAATAAGATTGGGTAAGAAAGTGGAAACTCCGGGAGTAGACGCTTATATAGAGAAATACCTAGGGCAAAGGTTCACTGTTGAGGTAGACGGGAAACCGCTTGAAATAAAATTTCTTGGGAAGGAATATGAAAATGATATGACCTTATTTTACCTTGAGATTCCGGAGGTAAAAGAATTTAGTAAGATTACGGTGAAGAATACGATATTGCTTGATATGTTCGAGGAACAAAAAAACCTTATTCATGTTCAGTATAAAGGGAAAACCAAAAGTTTGATACTTGCCGAAGGAAAAGAGAGGGACGTGTTAAATTTTTAA
- a CDS encoding peptidase associated/transthyretin-like domain-containing protein, producing the protein MKKLSFFMVFLLASMFLQAQTGERTLVNGSFTMPVGESMQGISVFNLNTNRGTVSNNAGKFSLLAGVNDSIRISSMQFQEFTIIVDKGVIDSQQLNIQINEVVNLLPEVIVSPYDLTGNVKVDISRMAVARVPDTLTAKNSMGLYFEADAAPDLQSMPRNEALAMSETRLVNGINFVNLFKEILITNKRDQVQRPEADINMDVRALFNDQFFKENFDIELRNINEFIYYADHNGLEEEMLKEGNELELIEFLLVQSKKFKKEQSKRN; encoded by the coding sequence ATGAAAAAGTTGTCATTTTTTATGGTATTTCTGCTGGCAAGTATGTTTCTTCAGGCCCAAACTGGAGAGCGTACCCTCGTAAACGGTTCGTTTACAATGCCCGTGGGTGAAAGTATGCAGGGGATAAGTGTCTTTAATCTAAATACCAATCGCGGAACGGTTTCAAATAATGCAGGGAAATTCAGCCTGCTGGCAGGGGTAAATGACAGTATAAGGATTTCCTCCATGCAATTCCAGGAGTTTACAATTATTGTTGATAAAGGGGTGATTGATTCTCAACAATTGAACATACAAATCAATGAGGTAGTAAATCTATTACCTGAAGTTATTGTAAGTCCATATGATCTTACCGGCAATGTAAAAGTAGATATATCGCGCATGGCAGTTGCCCGGGTGCCGGACACCTTAACGGCCAAAAACTCCATGGGGCTTTATTTTGAGGCCGACGCTGCCCCAGATCTGCAATCCATGCCCCGCAACGAAGCTTTGGCTATGAGCGAGACAAGGTTGGTGAATGGAATTAATTTTGTAAACTTGTTTAAGGAAATTCTCATCACGAATAAAAGGGACCAGGTTCAACGGCCAGAGGCAGATATAAATATGGATGTTCGTGCGCTGTTCAACGATCAGTTTTTTAAAGAGAATTTTGATATTGAACTCCGGAATATCAATGAGTTTATTTATTATGCCGATCATAACGGGCTGGAGGAAGAAATGTTGAAAGAAGGGAACGAACTGGAATTGATCGAATTTTTATTGGTCCAGAGTAAAAAATTTAAAAAAGAACAATCAAAAAGGAATTAA